A single genomic interval of Fibrobacter sp. UWEL harbors:
- a CDS encoding fibrobacter succinogenes major paralogous domain-containing protein: MNKIYLALSLGAVLAACSTDTGSTQADAQGETNFAKINVIVGTLEDARDGKSYKTVQINDQVWMAENLNYAIDSSFCAHGIEVNCEEYGRLYKWADVMDSSVTGCGNKVICDLADSVSQPKVQGICPEGWHVPSDAEWDTLIKATGDVDHAAKALKTKSAWGAYPGADVYQFNVHPTGYRRTDGDFDNYDAYFWTSTETISGSSSTNAWARYINNDDAVIRRYFDKRTARSVRCIKD; encoded by the coding sequence ATGAATAAAATTTACCTCGCATTGTCTCTGGGCGCCGTGTTGGCAGCATGTTCCACAGACACTGGTTCCACTCAAGCAGACGCCCAAGGTGAAACAAACTTCGCAAAAATTAATGTCATCGTCGGCACCTTGGAAGATGCTCGTGACGGAAAGTCCTACAAGACGGTTCAGATTAATGATCAGGTCTGGATGGCTGAAAACCTGAACTACGCTATTGACAGCAGTTTCTGCGCTCATGGCATTGAAGTAAACTGCGAGGAATATGGTCGCCTTTACAAGTGGGCTGACGTCATGGATTCCTCTGTAACTGGTTGCGGCAATAAGGTCATTTGTGACTTGGCGGATTCCGTTTCCCAACCTAAGGTTCAGGGCATTTGCCCCGAAGGTTGGCACGTTCCCAGCGATGCAGAATGGGATACTTTGATTAAGGCTACTGGAGATGTAGATCATGCCGCAAAGGCATTGAAGACGAAGTCCGCGTGGGGTGCTTATCCTGGCGCAGACGTCTACCAGTTTAACGTACATCCCACGGGTTATCGACGTACAGATGGCGATTTCGACAATTATGATGCTTATTTCTGGACCTCTACCGAAACAATTTCTGGAAGCAGTTCTACTAATGCCTGGGCACGATATATCAACAACGATGATGCTGTCATCCGTCGTTACTTTGACAAGAGGACCGCACGTTCTGTCCGTTGCATTAAAGACTAA
- the ruvB gene encoding Holliday junction branch migration DNA helicase RuvB: MEDQRIISPEQRLGDESDVERSLRPPSLNEFTGQKSIKESLSIAIEAAKHRGDSLDHCLFCGPPGLGKTTLAGIIAREMGVNIHITSGPVLEKASDLAGLLTSLQENDVLFIDEIHRLSRVVEEYLYPAMEDFRLDIMLDSGPTARSVNLPLKHFTLVGATTRSGMLTGPLRDRFGLHYRLELYDEEDLMKIIMRSADILNVKIEEDAARLLGGRCRGTPRIANRVLRRCRDVAQVRGNGIIDLMSASKTLDMLGIDSEGLDNMDRKILALIIDKFGGGPVGLGTIGAAIGEEADTLEEVYEPYLIQKGLLSRTPRGRMVTALAYKMLHKTPPARGFAAENLQEELNL, translated from the coding sequence ATGGAAGATCAGCGCATTATTTCTCCGGAACAGCGTCTTGGTGACGAAAGCGATGTGGAACGTTCCCTTCGCCCGCCTTCACTTAATGAATTTACCGGACAGAAGAGCATTAAGGAAAGTCTTTCTATTGCAATCGAAGCGGCAAAACACCGCGGAGACTCGCTGGATCATTGCCTGTTCTGCGGCCCTCCTGGCTTGGGAAAGACGACTTTGGCAGGAATTATCGCCCGAGAGATGGGGGTCAATATTCACATTACCAGCGGGCCTGTTCTTGAAAAGGCTAGTGACCTGGCGGGGCTTTTAACAAGCCTGCAGGAAAATGATGTCTTGTTCATCGATGAAATTCACCGCCTGAGTCGCGTTGTGGAAGAATACCTCTACCCCGCTATGGAAGACTTTAGACTGGACATCATGCTGGATTCTGGTCCAACGGCCCGAAGCGTAAACTTACCCCTGAAGCATTTTACCCTGGTGGGAGCAACTACCCGCAGCGGCATGCTGACAGGGCCTCTTCGCGATCGCTTTGGCCTCCATTATCGTCTGGAATTGTACGACGAAGAAGACCTGATGAAAATCATTATGCGAAGTGCGGATATCCTGAATGTGAAAATTGAGGAAGACGCTGCCCGATTGTTGGGCGGTCGTTGTCGTGGTACGCCCCGAATCGCAAATCGCGTTTTAAGGCGTTGTCGCGACGTGGCACAGGTCCGCGGGAACGGTATTATCGACCTGATGTCCGCCAGCAAGACTCTTGATATGCTGGGCATTGATAGTGAAGGTCTAGATAATATGGACCGGAAGATTCTCGCCCTCATTATTGACAAGTTTGGCGGCGGTCCTGTGGGGCTTGGAACCATCGGTGCGGCCATCGGCGAGGAGGCGGACACTCTGGAAGAAGTGTACGAGCCTTACCTGATTCAAAAGGGGTTGCTCTCCAGGACACCCCGAGGGAGAATGGTCACCGCCCTAGCCTACAAGATGCTCCACAAGACACCTCCTGCCCGAGGATTCGCTGCAGAGAATTTGCAAGAAGAACTAAATCTATGA
- a CDS encoding tetratricopeptide repeat protein, whose product MMKKKFQAKLILSAAIVASIALAGCNIFNPTEDVNIKSGDAAALTYEAYLHYQKNEYTVARAYFEKAIAADSAYSEAWYGRAKCVLNQQPSLNLFQLISYAKKEEGETTVSKFMSMPDEEVNGISAGIDSVLTYLDPFIARDTLGLMDNHVKFSSFSNSYAILQMTKLALTVRKASLDLQNLFSSDLATGSLSINWSELSPSALGEATKETFTTLVATAQTLKSNPETTNAILREYVPGSEMLTDTALTLATEVLADQIISIAEVVNDSEVDRADVYLLVGNHMDDDGDGCVDEEVFDGEDNDGDGEVDEDMRANNTTTREYDIRFHSPMQVMKVSSTEEYQLVDIDGDGLMGEADGKEYNFLIEKSNDRKDTGNHLFQFAVNLLWVGETTEDRIANKELVRNDKDVNNIKYDLDWRKAHVGGCWVNYDQERFLKWFEGRM is encoded by the coding sequence ATGATGAAAAAGAAATTTCAAGCGAAATTAATTCTGTCCGCAGCAATTGTAGCATCCATCGCCTTAGCCGGATGCAACATCTTCAATCCCACTGAAGATGTGAATATTAAGTCAGGTGATGCGGCAGCACTCACGTACGAAGCATACCTCCACTACCAGAAGAACGAATACACTGTTGCTCGTGCCTATTTTGAAAAGGCAATCGCCGCAGATTCCGCCTATTCTGAAGCTTGGTACGGAAGAGCCAAATGCGTATTGAACCAACAGCCCAGCCTCAATCTGTTCCAGCTGATTTCTTACGCCAAGAAAGAAGAAGGCGAAACTACTGTAAGTAAGTTCATGAGCATGCCGGATGAAGAAGTCAATGGAATTTCAGCCGGAATCGATTCCGTTCTTACTTATCTGGATCCCTTTATCGCCCGTGATACTTTGGGACTCATGGATAACCATGTAAAGTTTTCCTCCTTTTCAAATAGTTATGCCATCCTCCAGATGACCAAACTGGCCCTGACAGTCCGTAAGGCAAGCCTTGACTTGCAGAACCTTTTCTCTAGTGACCTTGCAACGGGTTCTCTTTCCATCAACTGGTCTGAGTTAAGCCCCAGTGCTCTTGGTGAAGCCACCAAGGAAACGTTTACGACTTTGGTCGCAACCGCCCAGACCCTGAAGTCTAACCCGGAAACCACCAACGCCATTCTTCGTGAATACGTCCCTGGTTCCGAAATGCTTACGGATACGGCACTCACTCTCGCAACTGAAGTCTTGGCAGACCAGATCATCAGCATTGCAGAAGTCGTGAATGATTCCGAAGTTGACCGTGCAGACGTTTATCTGCTGGTGGGAAACCACATGGATGACGACGGCGATGGCTGCGTTGATGAAGAAGTATTTGATGGTGAAGATAACGACGGCGATGGCGAAGTTGACGAAGATATGCGCGCCAACAATACGACTACCCGTGAATACGATATTCGATTCCATTCTCCCATGCAGGTGATGAAAGTTTCCTCCACGGAAGAATACCAGCTGGTGGACATTGACGGCGATGGTCTGATGGGTGAAGCCGATGGTAAGGAATACAACTTCTTGATTGAAAAGTCCAATGATCGCAAGGATACGGGCAATCACCTGTTCCAGTTTGCAGTCAACCTTCTTTGGGTTGGTGAAACAACGGAAGACAGGATCGCCAATAAGGAACTTGTGCGTAACGACAAGGATGTGAACAACATCAAGTATGATTTGGATTGGCGTAAGGCCCATGTGGGTGGTTGTTGGGTAAACTACGATCAGGAACGCTTCCTGAAGTGGTTTGAAGGGAGAATGTAA
- a CDS encoding LamG-like jellyroll fold domain-containing protein: MSKLFVFCTLAFGLVACTETTTPVTNIQDETSESHQNSGLWKRLNEEGLRSLSSIKLMSSDSPDLNETVCENGLHRDSNTIYFDEMESIYQEGTLVEGVCGNAINLASGEVAPLSINMVSNMDKGTVEFWFKPNANFYKDTARTLLGNNQARVHFFVKDSTIIFQKNVTGKHQYVKGIHYLTNEWTHIAGQWDGKTVSLWVNEKMIAQDDYEYGYEFSTGNNQPYENRLIIGYKSKCCMEAPGQIDALTTSGSYDQIRVSNITRYK, from the coding sequence ATGTCAAAGTTGTTTGTTTTCTGTACGCTCGCCTTCGGGCTCGTAGCCTGTACGGAAACGACTACGCCTGTTACAAACATCCAAGACGAAACCAGCGAATCCCATCAGAATTCTGGCCTCTGGAAACGTCTTAACGAAGAAGGTCTCCGCAGTTTATCATCCATCAAGCTCATGTCCAGCGATTCTCCGGACCTTAACGAAACTGTGTGCGAAAACGGTCTACATAGGGATTCAAACACCATTTATTTCGATGAGATGGAAAGCATCTACCAGGAAGGAACGCTTGTAGAGGGAGTCTGTGGTAATGCAATCAATCTTGCATCTGGTGAAGTCGCTCCCCTATCCATCAATATGGTAAGCAACATGGATAAGGGAACCGTTGAATTCTGGTTTAAGCCTAATGCGAATTTCTACAAAGATACCGCAAGGACTCTTTTGGGAAATAATCAGGCAAGAGTTCACTTTTTCGTTAAGGACAGCACCATCATCTTCCAGAAAAATGTTACCGGCAAACATCAATATGTGAAAGGAATCCATTATTTGACCAACGAATGGACGCATATTGCGGGTCAGTGGGATGGAAAGACCGTGAGTCTCTGGGTCAACGAAAAAATGATTGCCCAGGATGATTATGAGTATGGATATGAATTTTCTACTGGTAATAATCAACCTTATGAAAATCGATTAATCATCGGATACAAGAGCAAGTGTTGCATGGAAGCGCCTGGGCAAATAGATGCACTGACGACAAGCGGCTCTTATGATCAAATTCGCGTGTCCAACATCACACGTTACAAATAA
- the ruvA gene encoding Holliday junction branch migration protein RuvA, whose protein sequence is MIERIRGILLEKSPTFIVVDVAGVGYGINISAYTAGKLPEVGDGNTEVTIHTNLVVREDSMTLFGFADKTEKDTFLMLLDVNGVGPKMAQRILSGVSPADLLNMIASDNKSALSKIKGLGKKTCEQMVLTLKDKAGTMLQGLGNIEGSGVTSMGALTGAKLEAVLALHTLGVKDPAAEKAVVKAVEVLGDSADAATLIPEALKYL, encoded by the coding sequence ATGATTGAGAGAATTCGTGGAATTTTGCTGGAAAAGTCCCCCACATTTATTGTTGTGGATGTGGCTGGTGTAGGTTATGGAATCAATATTTCCGCCTACACTGCAGGAAAACTGCCCGAAGTGGGTGACGGAAATACCGAAGTGACCATACACACCAACCTTGTGGTTCGTGAAGATTCCATGACGCTTTTTGGCTTTGCCGACAAGACGGAAAAGGATACCTTCCTGATGCTTCTGGATGTGAACGGCGTTGGCCCCAAAATGGCCCAGCGAATCCTGAGTGGAGTCTCCCCTGCCGATCTTTTGAACATGATTGCCAGTGATAATAAGTCCGCATTGAGTAAAATCAAGGGTTTAGGCAAGAAAACTTGCGAACAGATGGTCCTGACCTTAAAGGATAAGGCAGGCACCATGCTGCAGGGACTTGGCAATATTGAAGGCAGCGGTGTTACCAGCATGGGCGCCCTTACGGGAGCCAAGCTGGAAGCGGTTCTTGCCCTCCATACTCTGGGCGTCAAGGATCCTGCAGCAGAAAAGGCTGTAGTTAAGGCTGTTGAAGTCCTGGGAGATTCCGCAGATGCCGCCACCCTAATCCCCGAAGCATTGAAATATCTCTAA
- a CDS encoding LamG-like jellyroll fold domain-containing protein, whose protein sequence is MKKFLIPSMIAFGLMACSESNDAVADSQTTFEKNQGIAENVETQVIAYAKGDGKSLWKHMEEDGNGFFEDHGILPTEIATPNKVKCEDGLKMDGNTIYFDEMEGLYLEGSLVKGVCGNALNLKSGEVAPLSINMIFPLEVGTVEFWFKPNEDFYDKSARTLLGNDEARIHFFVQGDRIVFQKNHADKHFFVEGEVTLSEEWNHIAGQWDGKNMSIWVNGKMVGKKEHTFGYEASIRHLSDYDNLLVLGYKSRCCMEGPGQYSSLTTSGSYDQVRISNIPRYEVPEEIEVPEDTTIVVDPIVFDTAYFGPVTPIVEDTIKIEVPADSEEISVVPMDPPSLEDLEKFPNKTDWSCLRDHILLYEDFDKKDVNYSITLTEGIDGKAGSFGRGDKLVLDALDEEISQGMLLFYFKPSAEFFNTPDAALVGSDEGRLTIQKSGNRYYFFKNLPDNKIYVSGEAELVDGWNKFVGQWDGKSISLFINDKLIATMQTNTVYTPSTRGKGVAPYGNAILVGYKDYCCTTGDDVYAYGEFDNILVTMDLEYNLKDFTK, encoded by the coding sequence ATGAAAAAGTTTCTTATTCCGTCTATGATTGCTTTCGGTCTTATGGCCTGTAGTGAAAGCAACGACGCCGTAGCTGATTCTCAGACTACTTTCGAAAAAAATCAGGGCATTGCCGAAAACGTAGAAACCCAGGTAATTGCTTATGCTAAGGGCGATGGAAAGAGCCTGTGGAAGCATATGGAAGAGGACGGCAACGGCTTCTTTGAAGATCATGGCATCTTGCCTACAGAAATCGCAACTCCAAATAAGGTAAAGTGCGAAGACGGTCTCAAGATGGATGGAAACACCATCTATTTCGACGAGATGGAAGGTCTTTATCTGGAAGGCTCCCTGGTGAAAGGTGTTTGCGGTAATGCGCTCAACCTGAAGTCCGGTGAAGTGGCTCCCCTTTCCATCAACATGATTTTCCCTCTGGAAGTGGGTACTGTAGAATTCTGGTTTAAGCCCAATGAAGACTTTTATGATAAGTCCGCAAGAACTCTCCTGGGTAATGACGAAGCCCGAATCCACTTCTTTGTGCAGGGTGACCGAATCGTTTTCCAGAAGAACCATGCTGACAAGCATTTCTTCGTAGAAGGAGAAGTAACCCTCTCTGAAGAATGGAACCATATTGCTGGCCAGTGGGATGGCAAGAATATGAGTATCTGGGTGAACGGCAAGATGGTTGGCAAGAAGGAACATACCTTTGGCTACGAAGCTTCTATCCGTCACCTGAGTGATTACGACAATCTCCTTGTTCTTGGCTATAAGAGCCGTTGCTGTATGGAAGGCCCTGGCCAATACAGTTCCTTGACCACCAGCGGATCCTATGATCAAGTTCGTATTTCCAACATTCCTCGTTACGAAGTTCCTGAGGAAATCGAAGTCCCTGAAGATACGACTATCGTTGTTGACCCCATTGTATTCGACACCGCCTACTTTGGACCCGTTACTCCGATTGTTGAGGATACTATAAAAATCGAAGTTCCTGCAGATAGCGAAGAAATTTCTGTTGTTCCTATGGATCCTCCTTCTCTTGAAGATCTGGAGAAATTCCCCAATAAAACAGATTGGAGTTGCCTCCGAGATCACATCCTGCTTTATGAAGACTTCGATAAAAAGGATGTTAACTATAGCATTACTTTGACCGAAGGTATTGACGGAAAGGCAGGCTCCTTTGGCCGTGGTGACAAGCTGGTTTTGGACGCGTTGGATGAAGAAATCTCTCAGGGAATGCTCCTATTCTACTTCAAGCCCAGTGCTGAATTTTTTAACACACCTGACGCAGCTTTGGTCGGTTCCGATGAAGGTCGCTTAACCATTCAGAAGTCCGGCAACCGTTACTATTTCTTCAAGAACCTCCCTGACAATAAGATTTATGTCAGCGGCGAAGCAGAACTGGTAGATGGCTGGAATAAGTTTGTCGGTCAGTGGGACGGGAAGTCCATCTCCCTGTTCATTAACGACAAGCTGATTGCTACCATGCAGACCAATACGGTTTATACTCCTTCTACAAGAGGCAAGGGCGTTGCACCCTATGGCAATGCAATTCTCGTTGGCTACAAGGATTATTGCTGCACCACTGGTGATGATGTCTATGCTTATGGCGAATTTGACAACATCCTGGTGACGATGGATCTGGAATATAATCTTAAAGATTTTACGAAATAA